The following proteins are co-located in the Sphingopyxis sp. YR583 genome:
- a CDS encoding CHAT domain-containing protein: MTVRRPRLVPILALLAFAAPGTALAQGSDPTLRDSFSIGEQGGSLCEVQATVRDNVIKGMFDRAWTIVCRDASQPVGTVRELRATSADARARIEQARSGTIICTAADACTIKGSNIAWQTRIETKGNMTYSVEGFDAYSDALNLALESIRQHRVMPGVIKVATTSVGGNDGFARTIAGTIDVDKALAEGYRRNHSGDYAEAAEFFEALSRRATEEQSAADIDPTEVTLNRALQRSNLGEFAEAERLFADVEAIPTADPVQLRLRRNFRAIHALNQRDYDGAATRLQTPIPPLTSGVTVSGDAVTLTPQIVAGVNSGDNARVIRQSNDRERLSPLERAQIIDAQATHLLGTVERLRGNAEAAKTAQLKGLNDAIAVREGRVTSIIRLRSQMLGELALAEEANGDKAAADARFLESVNLLAVEYPETNALASARARYASFLTREGQDDKAMGIYREVVTALASTQRSTAGMANMMAPYYRLLAARSATDPKAIEDFFVASQLQIRPGVADTQAVLARELSGGSSDGARLFRQATTLNRDLERARIEDARLAQLPESPEVNALRADIKGQLDNLSFQQAETVVALSAFPQYRVVASGKLDLAELQQVLRPDEAYLKMLVVGDGVYAMMIEQGKAQLWKSDIGAAGLETAVDTIRSTISVVENGRRVTYPFDAAASYKLYGQLFGPVAARLPTVPHLIFEPDGAMLRLPINLLITSDTGLAAYEQRLLDPDADPFDMRQIAWLGRTSRPSTAVSTLGFRNARQAAPSKASHQYFGLGENLPISGRLPSLGTRGAAGGSVDGDCLWDAAQWARPISAEELVTARAAMGRDAGTLLTGGAFTDTAVKNRADLGDYRIIHFATHGLVTAPRPACPARPALVTSFGGADSDGLLTFQEIFDLKIDADLVILSACDTAGAASVAATREAGLSGGGNALDGLVRSFIGAGGRSVIASHWPAPDDFDATKRLIGGLFAATEGESVADALWGTQVHLMDDQQTSHPYYWAGFAIIGDGGQALLHSGATARNGETAGRAAR, translated from the coding sequence ATGACCGTTCGACGTCCGCGACTTGTGCCGATTCTGGCGCTGCTGGCTTTTGCCGCGCCCGGAACCGCATTGGCGCAAGGCAGCGATCCGACGCTCCGCGACAGTTTTTCGATCGGTGAACAGGGCGGCTCGCTCTGCGAAGTACAGGCGACCGTTCGCGACAATGTGATCAAGGGCATGTTCGACCGCGCATGGACGATCGTCTGCCGCGATGCGAGCCAGCCAGTCGGCACGGTGCGCGAATTGCGCGCAACCTCCGCCGACGCGCGCGCACGAATCGAGCAGGCGCGCTCCGGTACGATCATCTGCACCGCCGCCGACGCCTGTACGATCAAGGGCAGCAATATCGCGTGGCAGACGCGGATCGAGACCAAAGGCAATATGACCTACAGCGTCGAGGGCTTCGACGCTTATTCGGACGCGCTGAACCTCGCGCTCGAATCGATACGCCAGCACCGCGTGATGCCGGGCGTGATCAAGGTCGCGACGACATCGGTCGGCGGCAATGACGGTTTCGCCCGCACGATCGCCGGGACGATCGACGTCGATAAGGCGCTGGCCGAGGGATATCGCCGCAACCACAGCGGCGACTATGCCGAAGCCGCCGAATTTTTCGAGGCGCTGTCGCGCCGCGCGACCGAAGAACAGTCGGCCGCCGACATCGACCCGACCGAAGTCACGCTGAACCGGGCGCTGCAACGCTCGAACCTCGGCGAATTTGCCGAAGCCGAACGCTTGTTCGCAGACGTCGAGGCGATTCCGACCGCCGACCCCGTCCAGCTGCGCCTCCGCCGCAATTTCCGTGCGATCCATGCGCTCAACCAGCGCGACTATGATGGCGCAGCCACGCGGCTTCAGACGCCGATCCCGCCGCTCACGAGCGGGGTGACGGTGTCGGGCGACGCGGTCACGCTGACGCCGCAGATCGTCGCGGGGGTGAACAGCGGCGACAACGCCCGCGTCATCCGCCAGAGCAACGACCGCGAGCGCCTGTCGCCGCTCGAACGCGCGCAGATCATCGATGCGCAGGCAACCCATTTGCTCGGCACCGTCGAACGGCTGCGTGGTAATGCCGAGGCGGCAAAGACCGCCCAGCTCAAAGGCCTTAACGATGCGATTGCGGTGCGCGAAGGCCGGGTGACCTCGATCATCCGTTTGCGCTCGCAGATGCTCGGCGAGCTTGCGCTGGCCGAGGAAGCGAACGGCGACAAGGCCGCGGCCGACGCGCGTTTCCTTGAATCGGTGAACCTGCTCGCGGTCGAATATCCCGAAACCAACGCGCTCGCCTCGGCGCGGGCACGCTATGCGTCCTTCCTCACCCGCGAGGGGCAGGACGACAAGGCGATGGGCATTTATCGCGAAGTCGTGACCGCGCTCGCCAGCACGCAGCGTTCGACCGCGGGCATGGCAAATATGATGGCGCCCTATTACCGGCTGCTTGCCGCGCGGTCGGCAACCGACCCCAAAGCGATCGAGGACTTCTTCGTCGCGAGCCAGCTACAGATCCGCCCGGGCGTTGCCGACACGCAAGCCGTGCTCGCGCGCGAACTGTCGGGCGGCAGCAGCGACGGCGCCCGCCTGTTCCGTCAGGCGACGACGCTCAATCGCGACCTCGAACGCGCGCGGATCGAGGATGCCCGTCTTGCCCAGTTGCCTGAATCGCCCGAAGTCAACGCGCTGCGCGCCGACATCAAGGGACAGCTCGACAATCTGTCGTTCCAGCAGGCCGAAACGGTGGTCGCGCTATCGGCCTTCCCGCAATATCGCGTCGTCGCGTCGGGTAAGCTCGACCTTGCCGAATTGCAGCAGGTTCTGCGCCCCGACGAAGCCTATCTGAAAATGCTCGTCGTCGGTGACGGCGTCTATGCGATGATGATCGAACAGGGCAAAGCCCAGCTCTGGAAATCGGACATCGGCGCCGCGGGGCTCGAAACCGCCGTCGATACGATCCGTTCGACGATCTCGGTCGTCGAGAACGGCCGCCGCGTCACCTATCCGTTCGATGCAGCCGCCTCGTACAAGCTTTATGGCCAATTGTTCGGCCCCGTCGCGGCGCGACTGCCGACGGTGCCGCACCTGATCTTCGAACCCGATGGCGCGATGCTGCGCCTGCCGATCAACCTCCTGATCACTTCGGACACCGGTCTTGCCGCCTACGAACAGCGCCTACTCGATCCCGATGCCGATCCGTTCGACATGCGCCAGATCGCCTGGCTCGGCCGGACGTCGCGCCCTAGCACCGCGGTCTCCACCCTTGGCTTCCGCAACGCGCGGCAGGCGGCACCGTCGAAGGCCAGCCATCAATATTTCGGCCTTGGTGAGAATCTGCCCATCAGTGGGCGTCTCCCCTCGCTTGGCACGCGCGGCGCAGCGGGTGGCAGCGTCGACGGCGATTGCCTGTGGGATGCGGCGCAATGGGCGCGTCCCATCTCGGCCGAGGAACTGGTGACCGCACGCGCTGCGATGGGCCGCGACGCCGGCACGCTGCTCACCGGCGGCGCCTTCACCGATACCGCCGTCAAGAACCGCGCCGACCTCGGCGATTACCGCATCATCCATTTCGCGACCCATGGCCTTGTCACCGCGCCGCGCCCCGCCTGTCCCGCACGCCCGGCACTCGTCACCTCGTTCGGCGGTGCGGATTCGGACGGACTGCTGACCTTCCAGGAAATCTTCGACCTCAAGATCGACGCCGACCTCGTCATCCTGTCGGCGTGCGACACCGCCGGTGCGGCGAGCGTTGCGGCCACTCGCGAGGCGGGGCTTTCGGGCGGCGGCAACGCGCTCGACGGGCTGGTGCGCAGCTTCATCGGCGCGGGTGGACGGTCGGTGATCGCAAGCCATTGGCCCGCCCCCGACGACTTTGACGCGACCAAGCGACTGATCGGCGGGCTTTTCGCGGCGACCGAGGGAGAAAGCGTCGCCGATGCTTTGTGGGGAACGCAGGTCCACCTGATGGACGACCAGCAGACGTCGCATCCCTATTATTGGGCGGGCTTCGCGATCATCGGCGACGGCGGTCAGGCGCTGCTCCACAGCGGTGCGACCGCACGAAATGGAGAGACTGCCGGCCGCGCTGCCCGCTGA
- a CDS encoding DUF1476 domain-containing protein produces MSGFDDRERAFEAKFARDQEVQFRITARRNRLVGEWAAERMGLTPEETDAYAKAVVQADFEEAGDEDVIRKLAGDLTAASVEISDAEIRSVLNDKTAEARRQFIDSQN; encoded by the coding sequence ATGAGCGGATTCGACGATCGTGAACGCGCCTTCGAGGCCAAATTTGCACGCGACCAGGAAGTGCAGTTCCGCATCACGGCGCGCCGCAACCGGCTTGTCGGCGAATGGGCGGCCGAGCGTATGGGGCTGACCCCCGAAGAAACCGACGCCTATGCCAAGGCCGTCGTGCAGGCTGATTTCGAGGAAGCGGGCGACGAGGATGTCATCCGCAAGCTGGCGGGCGACCTGACCGCGGCGAGCGTCGAGATCAGCGATGCCGAAATCCGTTCGGTGCTGAACGACAAGACGGCCGAAGCTCGCCGCCAGTTCATCGACAGCCAGAACTGA
- a CDS encoding adenylate/guanylate cyclase domain-containing protein produces the protein MNAPEAIIPAADATAPDGQRAGVPLGKRVRRLVMQLGPSRMAATLAFLLIAILVARFSWQMPLIDAAERALYDARAMLMAPHVEQDKRITLVTYNDETLFNTGIRSPLDRTLLANALGNLDQMGAKAIGIDIAFDSPRPDDDLLKAQLRAMKTPTWLAYAEQASNPNTIFFEQQKFLEGFIGEVTTDKTRPTSVLFRTDDDSVIRNWPDRPKNLPPLMSNALAPIDTAHANFQGNIRFLVPARAAAGQEEPVFANIPIDTFAMPMDAEMRAGFAELVKGRYILIGGDIIDNDQFNTPLSRFPDAITGQHETMIGLEVHAHMLAQQLDKAWTRPIPGPALWGLAVLIVLAGGLTSLIDLRARWVALAFLGQMAFFIAFPFWLQGRGVDTTTLPTFGWAVGWLFGYAAVGTAARTVGSRQRAFAQSALGKYLPADIAAQIMRDPDQLSLHGERRNIFCVFTDLEGFTKLSHAVTPETVARLLNEYLDRLSDIVLAHGGTIDKFVGDAIVAFWGAPISRPDDGEQAAAAALAMYQAGEKYRVDLAAEDVPPIGMTRVGLHVGDAIVGNFGGEGRIQYTALGDSMNTASRLEAANKGLKTGVLVSAEAAARSRRDDLVPMGRVTLRGRAQPVDVFTPRPDLAPDQRDRIAALVTAHAAGDKKTYVTCATAIQGDFGQDPAIMFLIERLNETKEGESYVLS, from the coding sequence ATGAACGCACCCGAAGCCATCATTCCCGCGGCGGACGCAACCGCGCCGGACGGCCAGCGCGCCGGAGTTCCATTGGGCAAGCGCGTCCGGCGGTTGGTCATGCAGCTCGGTCCGTCGCGGATGGCGGCGACGCTCGCCTTTCTCCTGATCGCGATCCTCGTTGCGCGCTTCAGCTGGCAGATGCCGCTGATCGATGCCGCCGAACGCGCGCTCTATGACGCGCGCGCGATGCTGATGGCCCCGCATGTCGAACAGGACAAGCGCATCACCCTCGTCACCTATAACGACGAAACCCTGTTCAATACCGGCATCCGCTCGCCGCTCGACCGCACCCTGCTCGCCAATGCGCTCGGCAACCTCGACCAGATGGGCGCGAAGGCGATCGGGATCGATATCGCGTTCGATTCGCCGCGTCCTGACGACGATCTGCTGAAGGCGCAGCTCCGCGCGATGAAGACCCCGACGTGGCTCGCCTATGCCGAACAGGCGAGCAATCCGAACACGATCTTTTTCGAGCAGCAGAAATTCCTCGAAGGCTTCATCGGCGAGGTGACGACCGACAAGACCAGGCCGACGAGCGTCTTGTTCCGCACCGATGACGACAGCGTGATCCGCAACTGGCCCGACCGGCCCAAGAATCTGCCCCCGCTGATGTCGAACGCGCTCGCGCCGATCGATACCGCGCACGCGAATTTTCAGGGTAATATCCGCTTCCTCGTCCCCGCCCGCGCCGCCGCGGGCCAGGAGGAACCGGTCTTCGCCAACATCCCGATCGACACCTTCGCGATGCCCATGGATGCCGAAATGCGCGCGGGCTTCGCCGAATTAGTGAAGGGGCGCTATATCCTGATCGGCGGCGACATCATCGACAACGACCAGTTCAACACGCCGCTGAGCCGCTTTCCCGACGCGATTACCGGTCAGCATGAAACGATGATCGGGCTCGAGGTTCATGCGCATATGCTGGCGCAGCAACTCGACAAGGCATGGACCCGGCCGATCCCCGGCCCCGCGCTGTGGGGGCTCGCGGTGCTGATCGTCCTCGCGGGCGGACTCACCAGCCTGATCGACCTACGCGCGCGCTGGGTGGCGCTCGCCTTCCTCGGGCAGATGGCCTTCTTCATCGCTTTCCCCTTCTGGCTGCAGGGTCGCGGCGTCGACACGACAACGCTCCCTACCTTCGGCTGGGCGGTCGGCTGGCTGTTCGGTTACGCCGCCGTGGGCACCGCCGCGCGCACCGTCGGCTCGCGACAGCGCGCCTTCGCGCAGTCGGCGCTCGGCAAATATCTGCCCGCCGACATCGCGGCGCAGATCATGCGCGATCCCGACCAGCTTTCGCTGCATGGCGAGCGGCGCAACATCTTTTGCGTCTTTACCGACCTCGAAGGCTTTACGAAGCTCAGCCACGCGGTGACGCCGGAAACCGTGGCGCGGCTGCTCAACGAATATCTCGATCGCCTGTCGGACATCGTGCTCGCCCATGGCGGGACGATCGACAAATTCGTCGGCGACGCGATCGTCGCCTTCTGGGGCGCCCCGATCAGCCGGCCCGACGACGGCGAACAGGCGGCCGCCGCAGCACTTGCCATGTATCAGGCGGGCGAGAAATATCGCGTCGACCTGGCTGCCGAGGATGTGCCGCCGATCGGCATGACGCGCGTCGGGCTTCATGTCGGCGACGCGATCGTCGGCAATTTCGGCGGCGAAGGCCGCATCCAATATACCGCGCTCGGCGACAGCATGAACACCGCCTCACGGCTCGAGGCGGCAAACAAGGGCCTCAAGACCGGGGTGCTGGTGTCCGCCGAAGCGGCCGCGCGGTCGCGCCGCGACGATCTGGTGCCGATGGGCCGCGTCACGCTGCGCGGCCGGGCGCAGCCGGTCGATGTCTTCACGCCGCGCCCGGACCTCGCGCCCGACCAGCGGGACCGCATCGCCGCGCTGGTCACCGCCCACGCGGCGGGCGACAAAAAAACCTATGTGACCTGTGCCACAGCAATACAGGGCGATTTCGGTCAGGATCCAGCCATCATGTTTCTGATAGAACGCCTGAACGAGACCAAAGAGGGAGAAAGCTATGTCCTTTCCTGA
- a CDS encoding BolA/IbaG family iron-sulfur metabolism protein: MGMREDDLRAMIVAAFPDAEVQITDLAGDNDHYSAHVVSESFRGLTRVAQHKAVYAALGGRMGGELHALQLTTAIPS; encoded by the coding sequence ATGGGCATGCGCGAAGATGATTTGCGGGCGATGATCGTTGCGGCGTTCCCCGACGCAGAGGTCCAGATCACCGACCTTGCGGGCGACAACGACCATTATTCCGCGCATGTCGTGAGCGAATCCTTTCGCGGCCTGACGCGCGTCGCGCAGCACAAGGCGGTATATGCGGCGCTCGGCGGGCGGATGGGCGGCGAACTTCATGCCTTGCAATTGACGACCGCCATCCCCTCATAA
- the grxD gene encoding Grx4 family monothiol glutaredoxin, giving the protein MSDPTTHDRIAKLVADNAVLLFMKGTPLFPQCGFSSRAIAMLDRLGMEYETVDVLQDMEVRQGIKEFSDWPTIPQLYVKGEFIGGSDIMMEMWEAGELHTLMTGIPARAE; this is encoded by the coding sequence ATGAGCGATCCCACCACCCACGACCGCATTGCCAAGCTGGTCGCCGACAATGCCGTGCTGCTGTTCATGAAAGGCACGCCCTTGTTCCCGCAGTGCGGCTTTTCCTCGCGGGCGATCGCGATGCTCGACCGCCTCGGCATGGAATATGAAACGGTCGATGTGCTGCAGGACATGGAAGTCCGTCAGGGCATCAAGGAATTTTCGGACTGGCCGACGATCCCCCAGCTTTATGTAAAGGGTGAATTTATCGGCGGCAGCGACATCATGATGGAAATGTGGGAAGCGGGCGAGCTTCACACGCTGATGACCGGGATTCCGGCGCGCGCCGAATAA
- a CDS encoding ShlB/FhaC/HecB family hemolysin secretion/activation protein, with protein sequence MTVSGDFGLNMIARPKLAAILRISACSAGLVAAALPVAALAQATPQIPTREEIQRPPTPPAVQPNEQIVAVDDGIEHAPCPLASPEFANIRFTLRAVEFTSVDGIDNAILGPSWSDRVGQELPIAAVCDIRDRAATILRSQGYLAAVRVPAQTIGDGVVRLDILSARMSRIEVRGDAGANEGLLQRYLSRLDDQPVFNIVDAERYLLLARDIPGMDARLTLRPGVVPGEVVGEVTVARTPYTFDFNAQNFGSRDVGRWGGIARARLAGLTGMGDLTTVSFYATPDFDEQKVVQASHEFRVGGEGLRFGASYTYAWTRPDITGFAVKSNTQIVSLFGSYPLVLTQARRVTLGGGLDFIDQDISLTSVPINRDRLRVFNLRADASWIDPGSIAGRGGYSPSEPRWSLSTSLEARKGASLLGASDDCGPGGTACFLPGAVPLTRVEGQPDAFLVRANALAEWRPAKLFTLSAAPRAQWANDPLLAYEEFSGGNFTVGRGFDPGTVIGDSGVAVALEARYGSFAPANTESFAFQPFVFFDAAWVWNKDTAFDGLNPQKLFSAGGGVRVAYGDLARLDMALAVPLNRGGFLAERPDPRLLVSLTTLFGVRAR encoded by the coding sequence ATGACCGTGTCGGGGGACTTCGGACTTAATATGATCGCGCGGCCGAAACTGGCGGCGATCCTTCGGATATCGGCCTGTTCGGCGGGGCTGGTCGCCGCCGCCTTGCCCGTCGCCGCCCTGGCGCAAGCGACACCGCAAATCCCGACCCGGGAAGAAATCCAGCGGCCGCCGACGCCGCCCGCCGTCCAGCCCAACGAACAAATCGTCGCGGTCGACGACGGGATCGAGCACGCACCCTGCCCGCTCGCCAGCCCCGAATTCGCCAACATCCGCTTCACGCTGCGCGCCGTCGAGTTCACGAGCGTTGATGGCATCGACAATGCCATCCTCGGACCGAGCTGGTCGGATCGTGTGGGGCAGGAACTGCCGATTGCCGCCGTTTGCGACATTCGCGACCGCGCGGCGACGATCCTGCGTTCGCAGGGCTATCTTGCCGCAGTCCGCGTCCCGGCGCAGACGATCGGCGACGGCGTCGTCCGGCTCGACATTCTTTCGGCGCGCATGTCGCGGATCGAGGTCCGCGGCGATGCCGGAGCGAATGAGGGGCTGCTCCAGCGCTATCTGTCGCGGCTCGACGACCAGCCGGTGTTCAACATCGTCGACGCCGAACGCTATCTTCTGCTCGCGCGTGACATTCCGGGGATGGACGCGCGCCTGACGCTGCGCCCCGGCGTGGTTCCCGGTGAAGTCGTCGGCGAAGTCACCGTCGCGCGCACGCCATATACGTTCGATTTCAACGCGCAGAATTTCGGCTCGCGCGACGTCGGCCGCTGGGGCGGCATCGCGCGCGCGCGGCTCGCCGGACTCACCGGCATGGGCGACCTCACCACGGTCAGCTTCTATGCGACCCCCGATTTCGACGAGCAAAAGGTCGTGCAGGCGTCGCACGAGTTCCGCGTCGGCGGCGAAGGCCTGCGCTTCGGCGCCAGCTACACCTACGCCTGGACTCGCCCCGACATCACGGGCTTTGCCGTCAAATCGAACACCCAGATCGTCAGCCTTTTCGGTTCCTATCCCCTCGTGCTGACGCAGGCGCGGCGCGTGACTTTGGGCGGTGGGCTCGATTTCATCGATCAGGACATCAGCCTGACCAGCGTCCCGATCAACCGCGACCGGCTGCGCGTATTCAACCTGCGCGCCGACGCGAGCTGGATCGACCCCGGCTCGATCGCGGGACGCGGCGGCTATAGCCCCAGCGAACCGCGCTGGTCGCTCTCGACCTCGCTCGAAGCCCGCAAGGGCGCCTCCCTCCTCGGCGCCAGCGATGATTGCGGCCCGGGTGGCACGGCCTGTTTCCTGCCCGGTGCGGTCCCGCTGACGCGCGTCGAGGGCCAGCCCGACGCCTTCCTCGTCCGCGCCAACGCACTCGCCGAATGGCGGCCGGCCAAGCTGTTCACGCTCTCCGCCGCGCCGCGCGCGCAATGGGCCAACGATCCGCTGCTCGCGTACGAAGAATTTTCGGGCGGCAACTTTACTGTCGGACGCGGCTTCGATCCCGGCACGGTTATCGGCGACAGCGGCGTCGCGGTCGCTCTGGAAGCGCGCTACGGTTCCTTCGCTCCGGCCAACACCGAAAGCTTCGCTTTCCAGCCGTTCGTCTTCTTCGACGCGGCGTGGGTGTGGAACAAGGACACCGCGTTCGACGGCCTCAACCCGCAAAAGCTCTTCTCGGCCGGTGGCGGCGTCCGCGTCGCTTACGGCGATCTGGCGCGGCTCGACATGGCGTTGGCCGTGCCACTCAATCGCGGCGGCTTTCTTGCCGAGCGGCCCGATCCGCGGCTGCTTGTGTCGCTGACTACCCTGTTCGGCGTGAGGGCGCGCTGA